From one Rhodamnia argentea isolate NSW1041297 chromosome 1, ASM2092103v1, whole genome shotgun sequence genomic stretch:
- the LOC115753814 gene encoding MADS-box transcription factor 27-like, with protein sequence MGRGKIVIRRIDNTTSRQVTFSKRRKGLIKKAKELAILCDAQVGLVIFSSTGKLHEYSSTSMKSIFERYQTTKEEHQQPLNPLTDVKFWQREMAVLKQELKNLRETHGKLMGEQLSGLNVKDLQNLENQLEMSLRGVRVKKEQILNDEIRELSRKGSMIHQENVELYRKVNLVRQENMELLKKVYGTTDVNLSSENGFYPYELRTTEDPHVAIHL encoded by the exons ATGGGCAGAGGAAAGATTGTGATCCGAAGGATCGACAACACGACGAGCAGGCAAGTGACCTTCTCGAAGCGAAGGAAGGGCTTGATCAAGAAGGCCAAGGAGCTCGCTATTCTCTGTGATGCCCAAGTTGGGCTCGTCATCTTCTCCAGCACCGGAAAGCTGCATGAGTATTCTAGCACCAG CATGAAGTCAATTTTCGAAAGATATCAGACAACGAAAGAAGAACATCAGCAGCCTCTCAATCCGTTAACCGATGTCAAG TTTTGGCAAAGGGAGATGGCAGTATTAAAGCAAGAATTGAAGAATCTACGTGAAACCCACGG GAAGCTGATGGGGGAGCAACTCAGCGGACTAAATGTGAAGGACCTACAAAACTTGGAAAACCAGTTGGAGATGAGTTTGCGAGGTGTCCGAGTTAAGAAG GAACAGATTTTGAATGACGAAATACGAGAATTGAGTCGAAAG GGAAGTATGATTCACCAAGAAAACGTGGAACTATATAGGAAGGTGAACCTTGTTCGCCAGGAGAACATGGAGTTACTAAAAAAG GTTTATGGGACGACGGACGTGAATTTGTCAAGTGAAAATGGGTTTTATCCGTATGAACTTCGCACAACAGAAGATCCGCACGTGGCCATTCATCTGTAG
- the LOC115753819 gene encoding L-type lectin-domain containing receptor kinase IX.1-like — protein MALNSGRKRSLRHFLLFLSFYVPLRSGYSLSFNIHRFDPQATDMVYEGDAKPNVGTIDFTSSTYSCHVGRAFYAQKLRLWDSASRRLTDFSTRFSFTIDTWNQTSYGAGLAFFLAPVGFQIPVNSVGGFLGLFNTTNSDYSSNQIIAVEFDTFANPEWDPSYEHVGINKNSIASAVTTPWNVSFHSGHTADTWIVYNSTTKNLSVSWSYQTTPNPHESTSVSYLIDLTTVLPEEVMIGFSAATGYYIESHQVESWSFSSNLEVNTKQGNTKRIKLVVGLAVPLGVLLCGTVAISAILWRRKRRSEGPEMANLTSINDELERGAGPRRFTYADLVSATNNFAEERKLGQGGFGAVYRGYLVGLDAAVAVKRISRGSKQGKREFITEVKVITSLRHRNLVQLIGWCHEGNEFLLVYEFMPNGSLDRHLFGKKSPISWAARYKISVGLASALLYLHEEWEQCVVHRDIKSSNVMLDSGFNVKLGDFGLARLMDHELGPQTTGLAGTFGYLAPEYVSTGRASKESDVYSFGVVALEIATGRRSVDPIEPTPEMSLVEWVWDLYGKGRVVVAVDERLQADFDGKQVECLLLVGLWCAHPDRGLRPSIRQALQVLNFEATVPVLSNKMPIAVYHAQLSPSVSSGEPFITNSFEEGR, from the coding sequence atggctCTCAATTCGGGACGGAAGCGCTCGTTGCgccatttccttctctttttgtccTTCTATGTGCCGCTTCGATCGGGCTATTCTCTTTCCTTCAACATACATCGGTTCGACCCGCAGGCCACGGACATGGTCTATGAAGGCGATGCGAAGCCCAACGTCGGGACAATCGACTTCACTAGCTCCACTTACTCGTGCCATGTCGGCAGAGCATTTTACGCCCAGAAGTTGAGGCTCTGGGACTCCGCCTCCAGGAGGCTCACTGACTTCTCCACTCGCTTCTCCTTCACCATCGATACGTGGAACCAGACGTCGTATGGGGCCGGCTTGGCCTTCTTCCTTGCCCCGGTCGGCTTCCAAATCCCGGTCAATTCGGTTGGTGGCTTCTTAGGCCTGTTTAACACCACGAACAGCGACTACTCATCGAACCAAATCATCGCGGTCGAGTTTGACACCTTCGCCAATCCCGAATGGGACCCTTCGTATGAGCATGTCGGGATCAACAAAAACTCGATCGCCTCAGCCGTGACTACCCCTTGGAACGTCAGCTTCCACAGCGGCCACACCGCCGACACGTGGATTGTGTACAACTCCACGACCAAGAACTTGAGCGTTTCTTGGAGCTACCAGACTACACCGAACCCGCACGAAAGCACAAGTGTTTCGTATCTGATTGATCTCACCACTGTCTTGCCCGAGGAGGTGATGATCGGTTTCTCAGCTGCGACTGGCTATTACATTGAAAGTCACCAAGTTGAATCTTGGTCCTTCAGTTCAAACCTTGAAGTCAATACAAAGCAAGGAAATACAAAAAGGATCAAGTTAGTTGTTGGCTTAGCAGTTCCACTGGGAGTCCTACTCTGCGGCACGGTGGCAATATCCGCAATCctctggaggaggaagaggaggagcgaGGGACCGGAGATGGCAAACTTGACGTCCATAAATGACGAGCTTGAGAGAGGCGCAGGGCCACGGAGGTTTACATACGCCGACCTCGTTTCCGCCACCAACAACTTCGCTGAGGAGAGAAAGCTGGGCCAGGGTGGGTTTGGGGCAGTGTACAGGGGATATCTGGTTGGCCTGGACGCAGCAGTGGCGGTGAAGCGGATATCGAGAGGTTCCAAACAGGGGAAGAGGGAGTTCATCACCGAGGTGAAGGTGATCACCAGCTTGAGACACAGAAATTTGGTGCAACTGATAGGTTGGTGCCACGAGGGGAATGAGTTCCTCCTCGTCTACGAGTTCATGCCGAACGGTAGTCTTGACAGGCACCTCTTCGGCAAGAAGAGCCCGATAAGTTGGGCTGCCCGGTATAAGATTTCGGTCGGGCTCGCCTCAGCGCTGCTCTATCTCCATGAGGAGTGGGAGCAGTGCGTGGTGCATCGGGACATCAAGTCGAGCAACGTGATGCTAGACTCGGGGTTCAACGTCAAGCTTGGAGACTTTGGGCTGGCCCGCCTCATGGACCACGAGCTAGGGCCGCAGACGACCGGGCTAGCTGGCACGTTCGGGTACCTGGCCCCGGAGTATGTGAGCACAGGGCGAGCAAGCAAGGAGTCCGATGTGTATAGCTTCGGGGTGGTCGCACTCGAGATTGCTACGGGACGGAGGTCCGTTGATCCGATAGAGCCAACGCCAGAGATGAGTTTGGTGGAGTGGGTGTGGGATCTCTATGGGAAAGGCCGGGTTGTTGTGGCTGTAGACGAGAGACTCCAAGCGGATTTTGATGGGAAACAAGTGGAGTGCTTGTTGCTCGTGGGCTTGTGGTGTGCTCATCCCGATCGGGGCTTGAGGCCTTCCATACGGCAAGCGCTTCAGGTCCTCAATTTCGAGGCTACGGTGCCAGTGCTCTCTAATAAGATGCCGATCGCAGTGTACCATGCCCAGTTGTCGCCGTCCGTCAGCTCCGGCGAGCCTTTCATCACCAATAGTTTCGAAGAAGGTCGTTGA